In Penaeus vannamei isolate JL-2024 chromosome 14, ASM4276789v1, whole genome shotgun sequence, one DNA window encodes the following:
- the Ppa gene encoding F-box/LRR-repeat protein 14 — translation MEDSGVDRLCPQTTHISCLYPEILALIFSYLDVKDKGRVAQVCINWRDAAYHKSVWRGVEAKLHLRRANPSLFPSLVRRGVRRVQVLSLRRSLRDVISGVPNLTSLNLSGCYNVTDIGLTHAFVTESPSLTHLNLSLCKQISDSSLGKIAQQLRNLEVLELGGCSYITNTGLLLVAWGLKKLRRLNLRSCCLVSNQGIAYLAGQHQEAADGTTALEYLGLQDCQKLSDEALRHVANGLPNLKSINLSFCASITDSGLKYLARMPSLRELNLRSCDNISDIGIAYLAEGGSRITALDVSFCDKIGDQALVHISQGLFTLRSLSCSACQISDDGIHRIARTLHELDTLNIGQCVRVTDKGLQLIAEHLTNLYCIDLYGCNRITTVGLERIMQLPRLSVLNLGLWHKHRR, via the coding sequence ATGGAGGACAGTGGAGTGGACAGATTGTGTCCACAGACTACACATATTTCGTGTTTATACCCAGAGATCTTGGCACTCATATTCAGTTACTTGGATGTAAAAGACAAGGGTCGAGTGGCACAAGTGTGTATTAACTGGCGTGACGCGGCTTATCATAAAAGTGTGTGGAGAGGAGTAGAGGCGAAGCTCCACCTGCGTCGGGCCAACCCGTCTTTGTTCCCGTCGCTGGTGCGTCGAGGTGTTCGCCGCGTGCAGGTGTTGTCGCTGCGACGGTCGCTGAGGGATGTCATCAGCGGCGTGCCCAACCttacctccctcaacctctccggCTGTTACAACGTTACGGACATCGGCCTCACGCACGCCTTCGTCACCGAATCTCCGTCACTCACGCACCTCAACCTCTCGCTCTGTAAACAGATCTCGGACTCCTCCTTGGGCAAGATCGCTCAGCAGCTGAGGAACCTCGAAGTCCTGGAGCTCGGAGGTTGCTCGTACATCACCAACACGGGCCTCCTGCTGGTGGCCTGGGGCTTGAAGAAGCTACGGAGACTTAACCTCAGGTCATGCTGTCTCGTAAGTAATCAGGGCATCGCCTACCTGGCGGGGCAGCACCAGGAGGCCGCGGACGGCACCACGGCCCTCGAGTACCTGGGCCTCCAGGACTGCCAGAAACTGTCCGACGAGGCCCTAAGACACGTGGCCAACGGCCTCCCTAACCTCAAGAGCATCAACCTCTCGTTCTGTGCCAGCATCACGGACTCAGGACTCAAATACCTTGCGCGAATGCCCAGCCTCCGCGAGCTCAATCTGAGATCATGTGACAACATCTCCGACATCGGCATCGCGTACCTGGCGGAGGGCGGCTCGAGGATCACCGCCCTCGACGTGTCCTTCTGCGACAAGATTGGCGACCAGGCCCTCGTGCACATCTCGCAGGGCCTCTTCACGCTGCGCTCGCTGTCGTGCTCGGCGTGTCAGATCAGCGACGACGGCATCCACCGGATCGCGCGAACGTTGCACGAGCTCGACACGCTCAACATCGGCCAGTGCGTCCGGGTGACCGACAAGGGGCTGCAGTTGATTGCTGAGCACCTCACCAACCTCTACTGCATCGACCTCTACGGTTGCAACCGCATCACCACGGTAGGCCTCGAGAGAATCATGCAATtgcctcgcctctctgtcctGAACCTGGGCCTCTGGCACAAGCATAGGCGGTGA